A window from Citrus sinensis cultivar Valencia sweet orange chromosome 5, DVS_A1.0, whole genome shotgun sequence encodes these proteins:
- the LOC102608690 gene encoding uncharacterized protein LOC102608690 isoform X7: MKTAILPFGGCGHSYLPSSSFTIVIVMAKSNKKSRSSSSSSSKDSEPTPPRITSNVKQNLQFLRLWKEFQRSKSNMPRPSTRYRRKKVEKEELPEDTELYRDPTTTLYYTNQGIDNAVPVLLVDGYNVCGYWPKLKKHFIKGRLDVARQKLIEELVEFSMIREVKVVAVFDALMSGLPTHKEEFIGVDVVFSGETCADAWIEKEIVALREDGCPKVWVVTSDHLQQHAAYGAVSRC, translated from the exons ATGAAAACAGCTATACTACCATTTGGTGGTTGTGGGCATTCTTATTTACCTTCATCTTCATTCACGATTGTTATTGTAATGGCAAAGAGCAACAAAAAGTCCCgatcctcttcttcttcttcttctaag GATTCAGAGCCAACACCTCCAAGAATTACATCTAATGTGAAGCAAAATTTGCAGTTCTTGAGATTATGGAAG GAGTTTCAAAGGAGCAAGTCTAACATGCCTAGGCCTTCAACTAGGTACCGCAGGAAAAAGGTTGAGAAGGAGGAATTGCCAGAAGATACAGAGCTTTACCGTGATCCTACCACAACCCTTTACTA TACAAACCAGGGTATAGATAATGCTGTTCCTGTCTTACTTGTTGATGGGTATAATGTTTGTGGCTATTGGCCAAAGCTGAAGAAACATTTTATTAAAGGAAGGTTGGATGTTGCTCGTCAGAAGCTAATTGAGGAACTTGTGGAATTTAGTATGATAAGag AGGTGAAAGTGGTCGCTGTGTTTGACGCCTTGATGTCTGGACTGCCAACACACAAGGAAGAATTTATTGG CGTTGACGTAGTCTTCTCTGGAGAAACGTGTGCTGATGCATGGATTGAAAAAgag ATAGTAGCTTTGAGAGAGGATGGATGTCCCAAAGTTTGGGTTGTGACTTCTGATCATTTGCAGCAGCATGCAGCATATGGAGCG GTGTCAAGATGTTAG
- the LOC102608690 gene encoding uncharacterized protein LOC102608690 isoform X4, giving the protein MKTAILPFGGCGHSYLPSSSFTIVIVMAKSNKKSRSSSSSSSKDSEPTPPRITSNVKQNLQFLRLWKEFQRSKSNMPRPSTRYRRKKVEKEELPEDTELYRDPTTTLYYTNQGIDNAVPVLLVDGYNVCGYWPKLKKHFIKGRLDVARQKLIEELVEFSMIREVKVVAVFDALMSGLPTHKEEFIGVDVVFSGETCADAWIEKEIVALREDGCPKVWVVTSDHLQQHAAYGAIKASQKEVERLFQEQRSHSFQGRLLKHNLDSEVVDALKDLRNKLSENESK; this is encoded by the exons ATGAAAACAGCTATACTACCATTTGGTGGTTGTGGGCATTCTTATTTACCTTCATCTTCATTCACGATTGTTATTGTAATGGCAAAGAGCAACAAAAAGTCCCgatcctcttcttcttcttcttctaag GATTCAGAGCCAACACCTCCAAGAATTACATCTAATGTGAAGCAAAATTTGCAGTTCTTGAGATTATGGAAG GAGTTTCAAAGGAGCAAGTCTAACATGCCTAGGCCTTCAACTAGGTACCGCAGGAAAAAGGTTGAGAAGGAGGAATTGCCAGAAGATACAGAGCTTTACCGTGATCCTACCACAACCCTTTACTA TACAAACCAGGGTATAGATAATGCTGTTCCTGTCTTACTTGTTGATGGGTATAATGTTTGTGGCTATTGGCCAAAGCTGAAGAAACATTTTATTAAAGGAAGGTTGGATGTTGCTCGTCAGAAGCTAATTGAGGAACTTGTGGAATTTAGTATGATAAGag AGGTGAAAGTGGTCGCTGTGTTTGACGCCTTGATGTCTGGACTGCCAACACACAAGGAAGAATTTATTGG CGTTGACGTAGTCTTCTCTGGAGAAACGTGTGCTGATGCATGGATTGAAAAAgag ATAGTAGCTTTGAGAGAGGATGGATGTCCCAAAGTTTGGGTTGTGACTTCTGATCATTTGCAGCAGCATGCAGCATATGGAGCG ATTAAAGCATCACAAAAGGAAGTGGAGAGGTTGTTTCAAGAACAAAG atCTCATTCCTTTCAAGGCAGATTGCTAAAACACAATCTTGATTCTGAAGTTGTGGATGCTCTTAAGGATCTGAGGAATAAACTTTCAGAGAACGAGTCAAAGTAG
- the LOC102608690 gene encoding uncharacterized protein LOC102608690 isoform X1, producing the protein MKTAILPFGGCGHSYLPSSSFTIVIVMAKSNKKSRSSSSSSSKDSEPTPPRITSNVKQNLQFLRLWKEFQRSKSNMPRPSTRYRRKKVEKEELPEDTELYRDPTTTLYYTNQGIDNAVPVLLVDGYNVCGYWPKLKKHFIKGRLDVARQKLIEELVEFSMIREVKVVAVFDALMSGLPTHKEEFIGVDVVFSGETCADAWIEKEIVALREDGCPKVWVVTSDHLQQHAAYGAGAFVWSSKALVSEIKASQKEVERLFQEQRSHSFQGRLLKHNLDSEVVDALKDLRNKLSENESK; encoded by the exons ATGAAAACAGCTATACTACCATTTGGTGGTTGTGGGCATTCTTATTTACCTTCATCTTCATTCACGATTGTTATTGTAATGGCAAAGAGCAACAAAAAGTCCCgatcctcttcttcttcttcttctaag GATTCAGAGCCAACACCTCCAAGAATTACATCTAATGTGAAGCAAAATTTGCAGTTCTTGAGATTATGGAAG GAGTTTCAAAGGAGCAAGTCTAACATGCCTAGGCCTTCAACTAGGTACCGCAGGAAAAAGGTTGAGAAGGAGGAATTGCCAGAAGATACAGAGCTTTACCGTGATCCTACCACAACCCTTTACTA TACAAACCAGGGTATAGATAATGCTGTTCCTGTCTTACTTGTTGATGGGTATAATGTTTGTGGCTATTGGCCAAAGCTGAAGAAACATTTTATTAAAGGAAGGTTGGATGTTGCTCGTCAGAAGCTAATTGAGGAACTTGTGGAATTTAGTATGATAAGag AGGTGAAAGTGGTCGCTGTGTTTGACGCCTTGATGTCTGGACTGCCAACACACAAGGAAGAATTTATTGG CGTTGACGTAGTCTTCTCTGGAGAAACGTGTGCTGATGCATGGATTGAAAAAgag ATAGTAGCTTTGAGAGAGGATGGATGTCCCAAAGTTTGGGTTGTGACTTCTGATCATTTGCAGCAGCATGCAGCATATGGAGCG GGAGCCTTTGTCTGGAGTTCCAAGGCATTGGTTTCTGAG ATTAAAGCATCACAAAAGGAAGTGGAGAGGTTGTTTCAAGAACAAAG atCTCATTCCTTTCAAGGCAGATTGCTAAAACACAATCTTGATTCTGAAGTTGTGGATGCTCTTAAGGATCTGAGGAATAAACTTTCAGAGAACGAGTCAAAGTAG
- the LOC102608690 gene encoding uncharacterized protein LOC102608690 isoform X8, whose protein sequence is MPRPSTRYRRKKVEKEELPEDTELYRDPTTTLYYTNQGIDNAVPVLLVDGYNVCGYWPKLKKHFIKGRLDVARQKLIEELVEFSMIREVKVVAVFDALMSGLPTHKEEFIGVDVVFSGETCADAWIEKEIVALREDGCPKVWVVTSDHLQQHAAYGAGAFVWSSKALVSEIKASQKEVERLFQEQRSHSFQGRLLKHNLDSEVVDALKDLRNKLSENESK, encoded by the exons ATGCCTAGGCCTTCAACTAGGTACCGCAGGAAAAAGGTTGAGAAGGAGGAATTGCCAGAAGATACAGAGCTTTACCGTGATCCTACCACAACCCTTTACTA TACAAACCAGGGTATAGATAATGCTGTTCCTGTCTTACTTGTTGATGGGTATAATGTTTGTGGCTATTGGCCAAAGCTGAAGAAACATTTTATTAAAGGAAGGTTGGATGTTGCTCGTCAGAAGCTAATTGAGGAACTTGTGGAATTTAGTATGATAAGag AGGTGAAAGTGGTCGCTGTGTTTGACGCCTTGATGTCTGGACTGCCAACACACAAGGAAGAATTTATTGG CGTTGACGTAGTCTTCTCTGGAGAAACGTGTGCTGATGCATGGATTGAAAAAgag ATAGTAGCTTTGAGAGAGGATGGATGTCCCAAAGTTTGGGTTGTGACTTCTGATCATTTGCAGCAGCATGCAGCATATGGAGCG GGAGCCTTTGTCTGGAGTTCCAAGGCATTGGTTTCTGAG ATTAAAGCATCACAAAAGGAAGTGGAGAGGTTGTTTCAAGAACAAAG atCTCATTCCTTTCAAGGCAGATTGCTAAAACACAATCTTGATTCTGAAGTTGTGGATGCTCTTAAGGATCTGAGGAATAAACTTTCAGAGAACGAGTCAAAGTAG